The genomic interval GCGGCCGTGGTCGTCTCCCACGACCGGTGGTTCCTGGACCGGGTCGCCACCCACATCCTCGCCTACGAGGGCGAGTCCAAGTGGTTCTGGTTCGAGGGCAACTTCGAGTCGTACGAGAAGAACAAGATCGAGCGGCTCGGGCCGGACGCCGCCCGTCCGCACCGTGCCACCTACAAGAAGCTGACCCGGGGCTGATCGATCTTGCGCTACGTCTACCGCTGTCCCCTGCGCTGGTCGGACATGGACGCCTACGGCCATGTCAACAACGCGGTCTTCATCCGCTACCTGGAAGAAGCCCGTATCGACTTCCTGTTCCGCCCGGAAAAGGACTTCAAGCAGGGGTCGGTGGTGGCGCGCCACGAGATCGACTACAAGCGGCAGCTCGTCCACCGGCACCACCCGGTGGACATCGAGCTGTGGATCACGGAGATCAGGGCCGCGTCCTTCACCATCACCTACGAGGTGAAGGACGACGACCTGGTCTATGTACGGGCCTCCACGGTGGTCGTTCCGTTCGACTTCGAGGCGCAGCGGCCGCGCCGGATCACCTCTGAGGAACGGGAGTTCTTGGAGGGGTACCGGGACGACGACGAGGAGGAGGCCGTCGCCGCATGACGGTGCTCCACCTGGCCGACGAGGGGGAGGCCGCGGATCTCGCCGCCTTCCTCTCCCGGCTGCTCCACTACGACCGCTCGGCCGCGGTACGGCTCCAGGGGACCGGCACCGCGCTCGCCGTCTTCGGGCGCCCGCCGTCCTTCGAGGTGCTGGCGATCCGGGCGGTACGGCTCGCCAAGCCGTACGAGAACGGGCTCGACGTCACGCTCGACGTGACCGTGTCCGCAGGGGAGTTGCTGGAGTCCCTGGACGAGGGCGCGGGTACGGCCGTCGTACCGGCGGCGGTGACCGGGCCGCCGTGGGCCGGAGTGCTGCCGCCGCGCGGCGGATGGCAGGCGGTGCCCGGACTGCCGCGGCCGGAGGAGCTGCGGGCGCTCGTCCACTCCGGGGTCGCCGAATTCCGGTCCCGTACCGAGGAGTTGGACTCCGAGGCACGTACCCGGGCCGAACTCGACCGGATCGGGCGGGAGATCTGGTCCCGGACCGTGGGGAACACCC from Streptomyces sp. CC0208 carries:
- a CDS encoding thioesterase family protein — protein: MRYVYRCPLRWSDMDAYGHVNNAVFIRYLEEARIDFLFRPEKDFKQGSVVARHEIDYKRQLVHRHHPVDIELWITEIRAASFTITYEVKDDDLVYVRASTVVVPFDFEAQRPRRITSEEREFLEGYRDDDEEEAVAA